In a genomic window of Deltaproteobacteria bacterium:
- a CDS encoding ABC transporter substrate-binding protein, with amino-acid sequence MVHWSAAVATFFYALFPAVCFAQDERRMVEVKQAVSTPDFGYLPTYLARAKGFFAKEGIDFKLLVVGSRVALPALMSRQIDFAVAGGTLAPSLQGAPLKSVFYTFNSSTFQFVVRPEIQEPRDLKGKTVVISTPGSSTDVATRLMLKKMGLEPGVDVNLLTSADSKARVIAMETRQAAASAINPDVAAQLVPRGFNILMSSSDVFPVPFGGMSVHEQLLRDNPDLIKRWLRVQIRALLHIRQNPDETAQIAAKELKIQPDIARGALQLLIPKVSAEDPGGFTEKSMRFLLEFAAGSLKLDPHKIQISQVTNIGLLREVQREMGIYCREGYLCK; translated from the coding sequence ATGGTCCATTGGAGCGCCGCAGTCGCGACTTTTTTCTATGCCTTGTTCCCGGCCGTTTGTTTTGCCCAGGACGAGCGCAGAATGGTTGAAGTCAAACAGGCTGTATCGACGCCCGACTTTGGCTATTTGCCAACCTATTTGGCGCGGGCTAAAGGTTTTTTCGCGAAAGAGGGGATTGACTTTAAGCTGCTGGTGGTCGGTTCGCGAGTGGCGCTGCCGGCGTTGATGTCGCGGCAGATCGACTTTGCCGTCGCGGGTGGGACCTTAGCGCCAAGTCTGCAGGGGGCGCCGCTCAAGTCGGTATTTTACACGTTCAATAGCTCAACCTTTCAGTTCGTCGTGCGGCCGGAAATCCAAGAGCCCCGCGATCTCAAGGGTAAGACGGTCGTGATATCGACTCCCGGCTCGAGCACGGACGTCGCCACGCGTTTGATGCTCAAGAAAATGGGTTTGGAACCGGGAGTCGATGTCAACCTTTTAACCAGCGCCGATTCCAAAGCGCGGGTGATCGCGATGGAGACGCGGCAGGCGGCGGCTTCGGCAATTAATCCCGACGTTGCGGCACAACTAGTGCCGCGGGGTTTTAACATTCTCATGAGCTCGTCCGACGTGTTCCCCGTGCCCTTCGGCGGCATGTCGGTCCATGAGCAGTTGTTGCGAGACAATCCCGATTTGATCAAGCGTTGGCTGCGGGTGCAGATTCGCGCTTTGTTGCACATTCGACAAAATCCCGACGAGACTGCGCAGATTGCGGCCAAGGAGCTGAAAATCCAACCAGATATTGCGCGAGGCGCATTGCAGCTGCTAATACCGAAGGTGAGCGCTGAAGATCCCGGCGGGTTCACTGAGAAGAGCATGCGGTTCTTGCTCGAATTCGCCGCCGGATCTCTGAAGCTCGATCCGCACAAGATCCAGATCTCTCAGGTGACGAATATCGGGCTGCTGCGCGAGGTGCAGCGCGAAATGGGCATCTATTGTCGCGAAGGCTACCTTTGCAAGTAG
- a CDS encoding xylose isomerase, whose protein sequence is MARDFLIGCQAHGITHGVSESVDRQFRMIRDSGVFDYLDRLPPPELMDEYIRCSQKYGMPMHTGTAHYVLGRDDAAFGVNMANAARLQSTYQNIVIRTYHADGHALSDDEVVDCYLRVWEMGARLGVQPSFELHVATWSEDFRRVVPVAEKVRARGIRFNFTLDYSHCAFKIDNPEEQELSKIREDVDAGLVVLDPFEPGNLCERWLAMNMIVYAQFRPVSPNGPKNVWSTDAAGKPGRGIQYPFLKPKPGEWHSPWQAWRLEPAKEALRKVMRYHLSHPESPLRFINTEMIDRPDYGDNAKYSLFEHNVACARWIRSTWNHLKAVHDAGLSLEISY, encoded by the coding sequence ATGGCAAGAGATTTCCTAATCGGCTGTCAGGCGCACGGCATCACGCATGGTGTGAGCGAATCCGTCGACCGGCAATTCCGGATGATTCGCGATTCCGGCGTGTTCGATTATCTCGATCGACTACCGCCACCGGAGTTAATGGACGAATATATCCGTTGCTCGCAGAAGTATGGCATGCCGATGCACACTGGAACTGCGCATTACGTGCTGGGCCGCGACGATGCCGCGTTTGGTGTCAATATGGCCAACGCCGCGCGCTTGCAATCGACGTATCAAAATATCGTGATTCGCACCTACCATGCCGATGGCCATGCGCTGTCCGACGATGAGGTGGTCGACTGTTACTTGCGGGTTTGGGAGATGGGCGCGCGCCTTGGAGTTCAACCCTCCTTCGAATTGCATGTCGCCACGTGGTCCGAAGACTTTCGCCGCGTCGTCCCCGTGGCCGAGAAGGTGCGCGCGCGAGGTATACGGTTCAACTTTACTCTCGACTACAGTCACTGCGCGTTCAAGATCGACAACCCGGAAGAGCAAGAGCTTTCCAAGATTCGCGAAGATGTTGACGCTGGCTTGGTGGTGCTCGATCCATTCGAGCCCGGCAACCTCTGCGAGCGCTGGCTGGCCATGAATATGATCGTCTATGCGCAGTTCCGGCCGGTGTCACCTAACGGCCCCAAGAATGTTTGGTCGACCGATGCTGCTGGAAAGCCCGGCCGTGGCATCCAATACCCGTTCTTAAAGCCGAAACCCGGCGAATGGCATTCGCCGTGGCAAGCTTGGCGTTTGGAGCCGGCGAAAGAAGCGCTTCGAAAAGTCATGCGCTATCATCTCAGCCACCCTGAGAGCCCGCTGCGCTTCATCAACACCGAAATGATCGACCGCCCGGACTACGGCGATAATGCCAAGTACTCCCTATTTGAACACAACGTCGCCTGTGCGCGGTGGATACGCTCGACATGGAACCATCTCAAAGCCGTTCATGACGCCGGCCTCTCTCTTGAAATCAGCTACTGA